Proteins co-encoded in one Arachis hypogaea cultivar Tifrunner chromosome 13, arahy.Tifrunner.gnm2.J5K5, whole genome shotgun sequence genomic window:
- the LOC112737063 gene encoding elongation factor 1-alpha-like, with protein MGKEKSHINIVVIGHVDSGKSTTTGHLIYKLGGIDKRVIERFEKEAAEMNKRSFKYAWVLDKLKAERERGITIDIALWKFETTKYYCTVIDAPGHRDFIKNMITGTSQADCAVLIIDSTTGGFEAGISKDGQTREHALLAFTLGVRQMICCCNKMDATTPKYSKARYDEIVKEVSSYLKKVGYNPEKIAFVPISGFEGDNMIERSTKLDWYKGPTLLEALDQINEPKRPSDKPLRLPLQDVYKIGGIGTVPVGRVETGILKPGMVVTFAPTGLQTEVKSVEMHHESLPEALPGDNVGFNVKNVSVKELKRGFVASNSKDDPAKEAGSFTSQVIIMNHPGQIGQGYAPVLDCHTSHIAVKFAELQTKIDRRSGKELEKEPKFLKNGDAGMVKMIPTKPMVVETFAEYPPLGRFAVRDMRQTVAVGVIKSVEKKDASAKITKSAAKKAAK; from the coding sequence ATGGGAAAAGAGAAGAGTCATATCAACATCGTCGTTATCGGCCATGTGGACTCCGGCAAGTCGACCACCACCGGCCACCTCATCTACAAGCTTGGAGGGATCGACAAGCGTGTGATTGAGAGGTTCGAGAAGGAGGCAGCTGAGATGAACAAGCGTTCATTCAAGTACGCCTGGGTTCTCGACAAGCTCAAGGCAGAGCGCGAGCGTGGTATCACCATTGACATCGCCCTGTGGAAGTTTGAGACCACGAAGTACTACTGCACTGTGATCGATGCACCTGGTCATCGTGATTTCATCAAGAACATGATCACTGGTACCAGCCAGGCTGACTGTGCTGTTCTGATAATCGATTCCACCACCGGTGGTTTTGAGGCTGGTATCTCCAAGGATGGCCAGACCCGTGAGCATGCTCTGCTTGCTTTCACCCTTGGTGTTAGGCAGATGATCTGCTGTTGCAACAAGATGGATGCAACGACCCCAAAATACTCCAAGGCTAGGTATGATGAAATTGTAAAGGAGGTTTCATCCTATTTGAAGAAGGTTGGTTACAACCCTGAGAAGATCGCATTTGTCCCGATTTCTGGTTTTGAGGGAGACAACATGATTGAGAGGTCCACCAAGCTTGATTGGTACAAGGGACCTACCCTGCTTGAGGCTCTGGACCAGATCAATGAGCCAAAGAGACCCTCTGACAAGCCTCTCAGGTTGCCACTTCAGGATGTCTACAAGATTGGTGGTATTGGAACTGTTCCAGTTGGTCGTGTAGAGACTGGTATCCTCAAGCCTGGTATGGTCGTGACCTTTGCCCCCACTGGACTCCAGACTGAGGTTAAGTCTGTGGAGATGCACCATGAGTCTCTCCCTGAGGCTCTCCCTGGTGACAATGTTGGTTTCAATGTTAAGAATGTTTCTGTGAAGGAGTTGAAGCGTGGCTTTGTTGCTTCTAACTCAAAGGATGATCCTGCTAAGGAGGCTGGAAGCTTCACCTCTCAAGTCATCATCATGAACCACCCTGGCCAGATTGGCCAAGGTTATGCTCCAGTCCTTGACTGCCACACCTCACACATTGCTGTCAAGTTTGCTGAGCTCCAGACCAAGATTGATAGGCGTTCTGGCAAAGAGCTCGAGAAGGAGCCCAAGTTTCTTAAGAATGGTGATGCTGGTATGGTGAAGATGATTCCCACAAAGCCAATGGTTGTTGAGACTTTTGCTGAGTACCCTCCACTTGGAAGGTTTGCTGTGAGGGACATGCGTCAAACTGTTGCTGTTGGTGTCATCAAGAGCGTTGAGAAGAAGGATGCTTCTGCTAAGATCACTAAATCTGCTGCCAAGAAAGCTGCCAAATGA